The following are encoded together in the Euzebyales bacterium genome:
- the deoD gene encoding purine-nucleoside phosphorylase: MPTPHIAADEGAFAEDVLLPGDPRRAQHIAEEFLTDARQVTAVRNMLGFTGMYDGMPVSVMGTGMGIPSALIYATELIDHYGCRRLVRVGSCGAVSTDIALRDVIVAIGACTDSNVNRTRYGGWDFAATCDFGLARAAVDAATTRGLPVHTGNLHSADLFYHPDPASIDTMERMGVLAIEMEAAGLYGLAASAGVRALAICTVSDQLRTGEAATTDDRERSFDDMVVITLDALRRDAAA, translated from the coding sequence ATGCCCACGCCCCACATCGCCGCCGACGAGGGAGCGTTCGCCGAGGACGTGCTGCTCCCGGGCGATCCGCGTCGCGCGCAGCACATCGCCGAGGAGTTCCTCACCGACGCCCGGCAGGTGACCGCGGTGCGCAACATGTTGGGCTTCACTGGCATGTACGACGGCATGCCCGTCTCGGTGATGGGCACCGGCATGGGGATCCCGTCCGCGCTGATCTACGCCACCGAGCTGATCGATCACTATGGGTGTCGGAGGCTGGTGCGCGTCGGCTCGTGCGGCGCCGTGTCAACCGACATCGCGCTGCGCGACGTCATTGTGGCGATCGGGGCTTGCACGGACAGCAACGTGAACCGGACACGCTACGGGGGCTGGGACTTCGCGGCCACGTGCGACTTCGGCCTCGCGCGGGCCGCGGTCGACGCCGCCACGACCCGAGGGCTGCCCGTCCACACCGGCAACCTGCACTCGGCGGACCTGTTCTACCACCCGGATCCAGCGTCGATCGACACGATGGAGCGCATGGGCGTGCTCGCCATCGAGATGGAGGCGGCCGGCCTGTACGGCCTCGCCGCGTCCGCTGGGGTGCGGGCGCTGGCGATCTGCACCGTGAGCGACCAGCTCCGCACCGGTGAGGCGGCCACGACCGACGACCGGGAGCGGTCGTTCGACGACATGGTCGTCATCACGCTCGACGCGCTGCGGCGCGACGCCGCAGCGTAG
- a CDS encoding NADPH:quinone oxidoreductase family protein: MRALVCSSFDGLDGVAVGELPEPELRAGGARIAVRAAAVNFPDLLMIRGLYQERPDLPFAPGAEVAGDVIEVAGDVSSVQVGDRVYAPVGHGGYAEQVVVDEGAVMPVPEDMPYDVATTLPLAYGTAYHALVDRGDLRSGQTLLVLGAAGGVGLAATEIGTALGARVIAAVSSDEKAEAVRDGGAADVVRYDERDLREALRELAPDGVDVVLDPVGGPATEAALRSTAWNGRLLIVGFASGDIPSIPANLPLLKGCAVVGVFWGRFAATEPLRNRRNFETLGSWWLDGRIDPLVSRTYDLDHATDALRRIGGREAIGKLVILP; this comes from the coding sequence ATGCGTGCGCTCGTGTGCTCGTCGTTCGACGGACTCGACGGCGTGGCCGTCGGCGAGCTGCCGGAGCCGGAGCTGCGCGCAGGTGGGGCGCGCATCGCGGTCCGCGCCGCCGCCGTCAACTTCCCCGACCTGCTCATGATCCGCGGGCTGTACCAGGAGCGTCCCGACCTGCCGTTCGCGCCCGGAGCCGAGGTCGCGGGTGACGTGATCGAGGTCGCCGGCGACGTGTCGAGCGTCCAGGTGGGCGACCGTGTCTACGCCCCGGTCGGCCACGGCGGCTACGCCGAGCAGGTCGTGGTCGACGAGGGCGCGGTGATGCCCGTGCCCGAGGACATGCCGTACGACGTCGCGACGACGTTGCCCCTGGCCTATGGGACCGCGTACCACGCGCTGGTCGACCGCGGTGATCTGCGGTCGGGGCAGACGCTGCTGGTCTTGGGAGCTGCCGGCGGCGTCGGTCTCGCGGCCACCGAGATCGGCACCGCCCTGGGCGCGCGGGTCATCGCGGCGGTCAGCTCGGACGAGAAGGCGGAGGCCGTCCGCGACGGCGGCGCCGCCGACGTCGTGCGCTACGACGAGCGCGACCTGCGCGAGGCCCTGCGGGAGCTCGCACCGGACGGCGTTGACGTCGTCCTCGACCCGGTCGGAGGGCCCGCGACGGAGGCAGCGCTGCGGTCGACCGCGTGGAACGGCCGCCTGCTGATCGTCGGCTTCGCGTCGGGCGACATCCCCTCCATCCCGGCCAACCTGCCGCTGCTGAAGGGCTGCGCAGTGGTGGGCGTCTTCTGGGGTCGTTTCGCAGCGACCGAGCCCCTACGGAACCGCCGCAACTTCGAGACACTGGGCAGCTGGTGGCTCGACGGACGGATCGATCCGCTCGTCTCCCGGACCTACGACCTCGACCACGCCACCGACGCGCTGCGCCGGATCGGCGGCCGGGAAGCGATCGGCAAGCTCGTCATCCTGCCCTGA
- a CDS encoding VOC family protein yields MNISASAVSLTVEDVDASASFLGDHFGFTTEMADDGFVSLTRADAGFNVIFLRTGLATFKPAARATHRADGILLVFVVDDVDAEYRRVRAEGVEITTAIETEPWGERYFQVIDPNGVIVQLVQWVDVREQ; encoded by the coding sequence GTGAACATCTCCGCATCCGCCGTGTCGCTGACCGTCGAGGACGTCGACGCGTCCGCGTCGTTCCTTGGCGACCACTTCGGCTTCACGACCGAGATGGCCGACGACGGTTTCGTCTCCCTGACTCGTGCCGACGCGGGCTTCAACGTGATCTTCCTGCGCACCGGTCTGGCCACGTTCAAGCCGGCAGCACGCGCGACGCACCGCGCCGACGGCATCCTGCTCGTGTTCGTCGTCGACGACGTCGACGCCGAGTACCGCCGCGTCCGGGCGGAGGGCGTCGAGATCACGACCGCGATCGAGACCGAACCCTGGGGTGAACGCTACTTCCAGGTCATCGACCCCAACGGCGTGATCGTGCAGCTCGTGCAGTGGGTCGACGTGCGGGAGCAGTGA
- a CDS encoding helix-turn-helix domain-containing protein, whose translation MAVMSVAAVVGSRIAGFELGILGQIFGLDRSDEGLPTYDFVVCGPRPGPVPTTSGFTVEVAHGLEAVAGADIVAIPAWPDLDDALDPRICEVLAAAHERGAELLSICTGAFALAGAGLLDGRRATTHWQFVDRLAWRFPRVQVERDMLYVVDGPLLTSAGAAAGIDACLHLVRRLHGAATANAVARRMVVPAHREGGQAQYVELPLPDDPDDGMAELVDWIVQHLDEPLTVTALAGHARMSPRSFARDFRATTGTTPHRWPLDQRLQRAELLLETTDAAVDVVAHRVGFGSADTLRHHFARRRGTTPSAHRAAFRTSPS comes from the coding sequence ATGGCGGTGATGTCGGTCGCCGCGGTCGTCGGCTCGCGGATCGCCGGCTTCGAGCTGGGCATCCTCGGCCAGATCTTCGGGCTCGACCGATCCGACGAGGGACTGCCGACCTACGACTTCGTCGTCTGCGGCCCTCGACCTGGACCGGTGCCGACGACCTCCGGCTTCACGGTCGAGGTCGCCCACGGCCTGGAAGCGGTCGCCGGCGCCGACATCGTCGCCATCCCCGCGTGGCCGGACCTCGACGACGCGCTCGACCCGCGCATCTGCGAGGTGCTCGCCGCCGCCCACGAACGGGGCGCCGAGCTCCTGTCGATCTGCACGGGGGCGTTCGCCCTCGCAGGTGCCGGCCTGCTCGACGGCCGCCGTGCCACGACCCACTGGCAGTTCGTCGACCGCCTCGCGTGGAGGTTCCCGCGTGTGCAGGTCGAGCGTGACATGCTCTACGTCGTGGACGGTCCGCTGCTGACCAGCGCTGGCGCGGCCGCGGGGATCGACGCATGCCTGCACCTCGTCCGGCGCCTCCACGGCGCCGCGACCGCCAACGCTGTCGCGCGGCGCATGGTCGTGCCCGCCCACCGCGAGGGAGGCCAGGCGCAGTACGTGGAGCTCCCGCTGCCCGACGACCCGGATGACGGCATGGCCGAGCTGGTGGATTGGATCGTGCAGCACCTCGACGAGCCGCTGACCGTCACGGCCCTCGCCGGGCACGCGCGGATGTCACCACGCAGCTTCGCGCGTGACTTCCGTGCCACGACCGGGACGACTCCGCACCGGTGGCCGCTCGACCAGCGCCTGCAGCGCGCCGAGCTGCTGCTCGAGACGACCGATGCCGCCGTCGACGTCGTCGCCCACCGGGTGGGATTCGGCAGCGCGGACACGTTGCGCCATCATTTCGCGCGCCGCCGTGGCACGACACCGAGCGCCCACCGCGCCGCGTTCAGGACGAGCCCGTCCTGA